One genomic region from Anabaena sp. PCC 7108 encodes:
- a CDS encoding HlyD family efflux transporter periplasmic adaptor subunit, whose protein sequence is MTQLNGNHINGNGNGNGNGNGNGNGNGKKQAVQLLKPPKKTTKDSLINAYQDNFESSVVLRQSPMWSRTIMITLMGLACFGIAWANFAKIEQTVPATGQLKPEGTVKEVQAPISGVVKAVYVKDGEQVKQGDLLLTFDSIATLAELSSLNKIRSALIQENNIYRRLMGASTGIESEIDFLRSKLPAESAFLLKSRASLVAANELLRAQLKNLAPDAGNGVDEEQLLITAKTELDSRSAAAELEVEKTRKQLSQTILKRKDTQDSLTIQQGILEKLKILAIEGGISQLQYLNQQQQVQTLKAEISQLFEEEKRLQFDIQKRQEEVTNTVASSDKNILDRIGDNKKRIAEIDSQFMKVILDNEQRLADITSKISQTQLNVKYQEVRAPVAGTVFDTQAKNPGFVANATQKLLQIVPNDKYVAEVFITNKDIGFVRKGMNVDVRIDSFPFSQFGDIKGKVIDIGSDALPPDQNHQFYRFPATVSLDRQFLATQGKNISLQSGMSITANIKVREERTVMSLFTEMFTKQIESLNEVR, encoded by the coding sequence ATGACTCAACTTAATGGTAATCACATTAACGGCAACGGCAACGGCAACGGCAACGGCAACGGCAACGGCAACGGTAACGGTAAAAAGCAAGCTGTACAACTACTGAAACCTCCCAAAAAAACCACCAAAGATTCTTTAATTAATGCCTATCAGGATAACTTTGAGTCTTCTGTAGTTTTGCGTCAATCTCCCATGTGGTCACGTACCATCATGATCACCTTAATGGGGTTAGCTTGTTTTGGGATTGCCTGGGCTAATTTTGCCAAAATCGAGCAAACAGTTCCCGCAACAGGTCAATTAAAACCAGAAGGAACAGTCAAAGAAGTACAGGCTCCTATTAGCGGTGTTGTTAAAGCCGTTTATGTTAAAGATGGAGAACAAGTAAAGCAAGGAGATTTACTCTTAACTTTCGATTCTATTGCCACCTTAGCTGAATTAAGTTCGTTAAATAAGATTCGCAGCGCCTTAATTCAAGAAAATAATATTTATCGGCGCTTAATGGGAGCAAGTACAGGTATAGAATCAGAAATAGACTTTTTACGTAGTAAATTGCCAGCCGAATCTGCTTTTCTTCTGAAAAGTCGCGCTTCACTAGTAGCAGCGAATGAACTACTACGCGCTCAGTTAAAAAATTTAGCACCAGATGCCGGAAATGGAGTCGATGAAGAACAACTTCTAATCACCGCTAAAACAGAATTAGATTCTCGGTCTGCCGCAGCTGAGTTAGAAGTTGAAAAAACTAGAAAGCAACTATCTCAAACAATACTAAAAAGAAAAGACACTCAAGATAGTTTGACAATTCAACAAGGTATTTTAGAGAAACTCAAAATCTTAGCAATCGAAGGGGGAATTTCTCAGCTTCAATACCTGAATCAGCAACAACAAGTGCAAACTCTCAAGGCAGAAATTTCACAATTATTTGAAGAAGAAAAACGCCTCCAGTTTGATATTCAGAAAAGACAAGAGGAAGTAACGAATACCGTGGCATCTTCTGATAAAAACATTCTGGATAGGATAGGTGATAACAAAAAACGCATTGCGGAAATTGATAGCCAGTTTATGAAGGTTATTCTCGATAACGAACAGCGTTTGGCAGATATCACCAGCAAGATTTCTCAAACACAATTAAACGTCAAATATCAAGAAGTTCGCGCTCCTGTGGCAGGGACTGTATTCGATACACAGGCTAAAAATCCTGGCTTTGTAGCTAACGCCACACAAAAGCTACTACAAATCGTGCCAAATGATAAATATGTGGCTGAGGTATTTATCACCAATAAAGATATTGGGTTTGTCCGCAAAGGCATGAACGTAGATGTGAGAATTGACTCCTTTCCTTTCAGCCAGTTTGGAGATATTAAAGGTAAGGTAATTGATATTGGTTCCGATGCTTTACCCCCAGATCAAAATCATCAATTTTATAGATTCCCAGCTACAGTCAGTTTAGATAGACAATTCCTGGCAACGCAAGGTAAAAATATCTCTTTACAGTCTGGTATGTCGATTACTGCCAATATTAAAGTGCGTGAAGAACGAACAGTTATGAGCTTGTTCACTGAAATGTTTACTAAGCAAATAGAGAGTTTAAATGAGGTGCGTTAG
- a CDS encoding peroxiredoxin, translated as MLTSTDFTGLFNERFFRNFLPKPALDEIRLGVGTPDFKLTDITNNRTLKLSDFKGKQPVVIAFTRIFTEKQYCPFCYPHIKDLNAKYEQFKKRGIEVLLVTSTDKKQSQIVVKDLDLKMPLLSDPSCYVFRTYQVGQALGAPLPAQFVLDQEGKLIYRHLFSFLDHNASAETLLEQFN; from the coding sequence ATGCTTACCTCAACAGATTTTACCGGTTTATTTAATGAGCGGTTCTTTCGTAATTTTTTACCCAAACCAGCATTAGATGAAATCAGACTGGGAGTAGGAACGCCAGATTTTAAATTGACAGATATTACAAATAATCGCACATTAAAGTTATCAGATTTTAAAGGTAAACAACCTGTTGTCATTGCCTTTACACGGATTTTCACAGAAAAACAATATTGTCCATTTTGCTATCCACACATCAAGGATCTGAATGCAAAATATGAACAATTTAAAAAACGTGGCATAGAAGTTTTGTTAGTTACTAGTACTGACAAAAAGCAAAGTCAAATAGTTGTCAAAGATTTAGACTTAAAAATGCCCTTATTAAGCGACCCCAGTTGTTATGTATTTCGTACATATCAAGTAGGACAAGCCCTAGGAGCGCCTTTGCCAGCGCAGTTTGTATTAGACCAAGAAGGAAAATTAATCTATAGACATTTATTTTCCTTCTTAGATCACAATGCTTCTGCGGAGACATTGTTAGAACAGTTCAATTAA
- a CDS encoding peroxiredoxin: MTLTYGTEGCLRVGQQAPDFTATAVVDQEFKNIKLSDYRGKYVVLFFYPLDFTFVCPTEITAFSDRYEEFKKLNTEVLGVSVDSEFSHLAWIQTDRKSGGVGDLNYPLVSDIKKEISSDYNVLDPAAGIALRGLFIIDKDGVLQHATINNLAFGRSVDETLRTLQALQYVQSHPDEVCPAGWQPGDKTMNPDPVKSKIYFSAV; the protein is encoded by the coding sequence ATGACCCTTACTTACGGAACAGAAGGATGCCTCCGGGTTGGCCAACAGGCTCCAGACTTTACAGCCACAGCTGTGGTAGATCAAGAATTTAAGAACATTAAACTTTCCGACTATCGCGGTAAGTATGTCGTCCTGTTTTTTTACCCCTTAGACTTTACCTTTGTTTGTCCCACTGAGATCACAGCATTTAGCGATCGCTACGAAGAATTTAAAAAGCTTAACACGGAAGTACTCGGTGTTTCTGTTGATAGCGAGTTTTCTCACCTAGCTTGGATTCAAACAGATCGCAAATCCGGTGGTGTCGGTGACTTAAATTATCCCCTAGTTTCTGACATCAAGAAAGAAATTAGTAGCGATTACAACGTTCTTGACCCCGCAGCTGGTATTGCTTTACGTGGTCTGTTTATCATTGATAAAGACGGTGTCCTCCAACACGCTACCATCAACAACCTAGCCTTTGGTCGCAGTGTTGATGAAACTCTGCGGACACTACAAGCACTTCAGTATGTTCAGTCTCACCCCGATGAAGTTTGCCCCGCAGGTTGGCAACCAGGTGACAAAACCATGAATCCTGATCCAGTCAAGTCCAAAATCTACTTCTCTGCTGTTTAA